In the genome of Bacteroidota bacterium, the window AGCATCAATCAAGCGGGCATATAGGTTGTTATCATTCAGCGAGCCTACAAACTCACTGCCGCGTACCACAGGTATTTGTGATATATCGTATTTCTGCATCAGCTTCAACGCGTCCTCAACACTTGCTTCGGCTTCAATAGTAACCAGTTTTAGGTTTTGGTGGCTTTCAATCAGGTTAATGGCTTTAGGGTTTTTCTCTTGCATAAAGCCCCTGTCGCGCATCCAATCATCATTAAACATTTTGCCCAAATAACGGATACCGTGGTCGTGGAAAATCACCACTACTACATCACCCTCTTTAAAACGGTCTTTCATCTGCACGATACCTGCCATTGCAGAACCGGCACTGTTTCCGGCCATAATACCTTCTTCGCGGGCTATGCGGCGGGTAAAAATGGCAGCATCTTTATCGGTAACCTTTTCAAAATGGTCAATCAGGCTAAAATCAACGTTTTCAGGTAGAAAATCCTCGCCAATACCTTCAGTAATGTATGGGTATATCTCGTCCTTATCAAAAATGCCGGTTTCCTTATATTTCTTAAACACACTACCGTAAGTATCAATACCCAATATCTGTATGTTAGGATTCTTTTCTTTCAGGTACTTAGCAGTACCGCTGATAGTACCTCCGGTACCAACACCCACCACAAGGTGAGTAATTTTACCTCCGGTTTGCTCCCAAATTTCAGGGCCTGTTTGCTCGTAGTGTGCCTTTGCGTTCGATGGATTATCGTATTGGTTAGGTTTCCAAGAGTTAGGAATATCATTCACCAATCGGCTCGATACCGAGTAATACGAGCGGGGGTCTTCGGGGTCAACGTCTGTAGGGCATACAATCACCTCAGCACCCAACGCCTTCAAGGCATCTATTTTTTCTTTCGATTGTTTATCAGTAGTAGTAAAAATACACTTGTAGCCTTTTATTACAGCAGCAATAGCAAGCCCCATCCCTGTATTTCCGCTGGTGCCTTCTATTATGGTACCGCCGGGCTTTAATACGCCGCTTTTTTCGGCATCTTCAATCATTTTCACCGCCATACGGTCTTTGATACTGTTACCGGGGTTAAACGTTTCAACCTTAGCCAGCACAAGGGCGGGAATGTCTTTCGTAATGTTGTTTATTTTTACCATAGGGGTATTGCCTATGGTTTCAAGTATGTTATTGCAGTAACGCATGGGCGCGAAGTTAGGTAAATTTTACAAGCCTGTTTTTAGCAATTCTTTAACTTGCTGTTACCGCCAATTTTTTCTTTTCTTTGCGTGTAAACACACTTCACATGAAAAAACTTACGCTATTTAGTACCTTACTCCTTTTTGTTGTTGCTGCTAATGCGCAGTATGATATTAATTATACGTTTTGGAATACAGCAATGAATCCCAATAACGATAATGCGAAGGCAATTAAAAAAGCGGGGCTTAAAAGTGTTAATGTGGTGAGTTACGAGCCCGATGCTGATGATACAGCAGAAACCCTCCAAAACGTACTTTTTAACCGTTACGATGCTGATGGACGTGTTGCATACATTTCAGAAACGGACGGAGGCAACAGATATACCGAGTATGCTTACGATAAAAAAGGCAGGGTAACTAAATACACCAGCGCACCCGGTTTTTGGATTGATTTTGAATACGATAAAAAGGGCATTAAAATTAAACACAGGGATACCATTAAAAACCGCTGGGATGCTGTTAAAA includes:
- a CDS encoding pyridoxal-phosphate dependent enzyme, with protein sequence MRYCNNILETIGNTPMVKINNITKDIPALVLAKVETFNPGNSIKDRMAVKMIEDAEKSGVLKPGGTIIEGTSGNTGMGLAIAAVIKGYKCIFTTTDKQSKEKIDALKALGAEVIVCPTDVDPEDPRSYYSVSSRLVNDIPNSWKPNQYDNPSNAKAHYEQTGPEIWEQTGGKITHLVVGVGTGGTISGTAKYLKEKNPNIQILGIDTYGSVFKKYKETGIFDKDEIYPYITEGIGEDFLPENVDFSLIDHFEKVTDKDAAIFTRRIAREEGIMAGNSAGSAMAGIVQMKDRFKEGDVVVVIFHDHGIRYLGKMFNDDWMRDRGFMQEKNPKAINLIESHQNLKLVTIEAEASVEDALKLMQKYDISQIPVVRGSEFVGSLNDNNLYARLIDAPELKHVKIEEVMQPSFPFVDPQARLEEVSKRITRENSAVLVRDWGGNIHIITKYDVIQAIS